The stretch of DNA GAGGCCTTCAAGGATGCTGACGGTTACATCTATGCCAGGGGTGCCCAGGACATGAAGTGCGTCAGCATCCAGTGAGTGTCCCCCATCCCCAGTCCCCCCCAGTGTCCCACTGATCCATTGGAATGACTCAGACCCGGGGCTGTGATTGGAAGACCTCAAGGCTGGGGAACATCTTGACCCCTGACATTAGGCAATAATTgggagacagggacagggacTTTCTGTCCCCTGCCACGCTTTGGCAGAGCAGGACCCAGGGCCTACAGTGCCAGCCTGGTGGCTCCCTCAGCACCTGCCTTACACCCTCTTACCACCCCTCAGGTACCTGGAGGCTGTGAGGAGGCTGAAGGCTGAGGGCCACCACTTCCCCAGAACCATCCACATGACCTTTGTGCCAGGTCGAAGTGGCTCAGGGATGGGCACctccagggagggggagggtgttTTGGGGGAATGGCCCCCTCATCTCACGTCCCTGCTGCTTTTGTAGATGAGGAGATTGGGGGCCACCAAGGCATGGAGCTGTTTGTACAGCGGCCCGAGTTCAAGGCCCTGAGGGCTGGCTTCGCCCTGGATGAGGGTGAGCAGGGCAGCAGGCCGCTGAGTGGCCAGCAGGGGATAAGGAGGCTgcagtgggggctgagccacttCACCCCTAAgccccctttcctgcctcctcagGCCTGGCCAACCCCACTGACGCCTTCACTGTCTTCTACAGTGAGCGGAGCCCCTGGTGTGAGTATGGTTTGGAGGGAGGGTCGCTGTGCAGATGGGGGACTAGGCCAGGAGGGATCCCAGGGCCTTTGCCTCCCGGCCCCTTCCTGCCTGGGCCTCCCCTTCCCGAGCTTCTGGGGGCGGACACCAGTCCCACACTGTGTACTCTGTGAGGACAGAGCCGTACCAGGGGAGCTTGGAATGCAGGGCAGACCCTCCCTGGGGCTGAGTGCTTTCCCGGCATCTCCCATGCTGAAGGCACCCCCTTCCCTGAATCGCCCAGGGGTGCGGGTCACCAGCACCGGGAAACCTGGCCATGGCTCGAGATTCATTGAGGACACAGCTGCTGAGAAGCTGGTGGGTGGCTCACAGGGAGGGGGTTCAGGAGATCCCGAGGCTCTGTCCCGGGGCCTCCCTCACACGTAACCTCATGCTCTCCTAGCACAAGGTCGTGAGCTCCATCCTGGCGTTCCgggagaaggagaggcagaggtgaGGCAGGCCGGGAGGGCTGGGCACTGGGAGGCTGTGCCAGACTGGAGGGATGTCCTCGAGCCTGTTTTTTATCTGTTGTCCCCTTGttgccctgtccctgccccccccccccactccaggcTGCAGTCAAACCCCCACCTGAAGCCAGGGGCTGTGACCTCCGTGAACCTGACTAAGCTAGAGGGCGGCGTGGCCTTTAACGTGGTACCTGCCACCATGAGCGCCAGCTTTGATTTCCGAGTGGCACCGGATGTGGACCTGAAGGTGCCACCTCCACCTAGGTTTCGAGAAGGGAGCCCAGGTCCTCAATCCTGTcctggaggcacagggagagCCTGAGGGGTCAACTGATCTCCCTTCTTGTAGGCTTTCGAGGAGCAGCTGCAGGGCTGGTGCCAGGCAGCTGGCCAGGGGGTCACCTTCGAGTTTGCTCAGGTACCACCCTCTTGTGGGGAGTGTGTTGCTGGAGGGTGTGTGCTGGGTGTGCCTGCACGTGTCCAGGCATTGCCATGGCTCTGAGAGGTGCCTGCTCTTCACCCACAAGCACTGGCTGTGGAGGCCGCTGCTGGTGCTGGGGAACGCTGTAGGGAGTCAGAGGACATGCTCAGACTTCGCCCTCGCAGTGCGAGGGGGAGAGACATGAGCCAAGCCCTTGTAGAGTAGTGTTTTTATATAAGTAGAAACCCGCGGtccaggaaggggtggggcctCATGCTCTGAGACCTGTAACTGGAGCCTTTGACCAGCCTGAGACGTCTGCGCTTGGGCTGGATATCTGCGCTTAGGCTGGATGCGGAAGGGTGGATAGGGAGGGGCAGGCAAAGGACCCAGACCTGCGGCCTTTCAGCAACTAAAAGAGAGCCTGCCTGTGGCCGGGCTGGCCAGCCGGCCTTCCTGGTAGGTGTGTGCTGGGGGAGCGGTAGATGCATGCCCTGCCCTGATACTgccatccttcccctccccccagaagtGGACGGAGCCCCGAGTGACATCTATCGATGACTCAGACCCCTGGTGGGCAGCATTCAGCGGGGTCTGCAAGGACATGTGAGCACACTGGTCCGCCCTCCTCTCCCCGTTCCCTCTACCAGCTGCCTCCTTCCACCTTTTGTTGCCCCTTCAGTCCTGCCCTTGCCCTCCCCGGTTCACCAGGCTCTGCCCCCTGCAGGAACCTCACTCTGGAGCAGGAGATCTTCCCTGCTGCCACCGACAGCCGCTATCTCCGAGCGGTGAGCTGCGTGCGGTGGGCTGGGCAGTGGGTGGTCCTGGATGCCGGCCTCCCCCCTAATGGCTCCTCCTCCGCCTGCAGGCGGGGGTCCCGGCTCTGGGCTTCTCCCCCATGAACCGCACACCCGTGCTGCTGCATGACCACGACGAGCGGCTGCATGAGGCCGTGTTCCTCCGAGGGGTGGACATATACACACGGCTGCTacctgccctggccagcgtgCCCGCCCTGCCCAGTGAAGGCTGAGCCCATGctcccagcctctggccctggagcttctgccctgaccagtgtccCTGACCAACAATAAAGTCTGTGTGTGGACAGGGGCCGCTGAATACTAACAGCAGGGACATTCATGGCACAGGGATGCTCCTTCCTCTGGGGACATGCTGTTACTGTCCCCATGGCTCCAGGCACTGCCACCCACCCCAGGCTGCTGTGACCTTCAACTCAGCATGCccatcctgccccacccagctgtGTCTGCATCCACCGTGCCTGTTCCGTCTCAGGCATGAGGTCAGGGATCCCATTCCCACTGGGCCTGGGAATGTTCCAGCCTGGATCTAGCCTGCAGGTCCGCAGTGGTCACATCATGCAATGGTCTCCACACTCCAGTCCGCCCACTGGCTCTTACCATCTCACATGTCCCCTCCTCCAGGCGCCCTGAGTGGTCAGCCAGGGGCTTCAGTCGCAGGAAGGTAGCTCGTGTGGTCACCAACTGACCGCACCGGAGACAGAGTCCACAGCAGCGAGACAGACGCGCACAAGAAAACAGGGCCGATTAAAAGAAGCTGTCCAAGTATCAATCACAGCTTTTTCCACCACGCTCCCCAGGACCCAAACCTGTGTGCTAACAGGCCACCTGGGCTGGGGTTGGGTC from Desmodus rotundus isolate HL8 chromosome 8, HLdesRot8A.1, whole genome shotgun sequence encodes:
- the ACY1 gene encoding aminoacylase-1 translates to MASEGREDEHPSVTLFRRYLRIRTVQPEPDYGAAVAFLEERGRQLGLGCQKVEVAPGLVVTVLTWLGTSPKLSSVLLNSHTDVVPVFKECWSHDPFEAFKDADGYIYARGAQDMKCVSIQYLEAVRRLKAEGHHFPRTIHMTFVPDEEIGGHQGMELFVQRPEFKALRAGFALDEGLANPTDAFTVFYSERSPWWVRVTSTGKPGHGSRFIEDTAAEKLHKVVSSILAFREKERQRLQSNPHLKPGAVTSVNLTKLEGGVAFNVVPATMSASFDFRVAPDVDLKAFEEQLQGWCQAAGQGVTFEFAQKWTEPRVTSIDDSDPWWAAFSGVCKDMNLTLEQEIFPAATDSRYLRAAGVPALGFSPMNRTPVLLHDHDERLHEAVFLRGVDIYTRLLPALASVPALPSEG